The following coding sequences are from one Anabas testudineus chromosome 16, fAnaTes1.2, whole genome shotgun sequence window:
- the stmn2a gene encoding stathmin-2a, producing MAKTATAYKEKMKELSVLSLICSCFYPEPRNKLVCEFEDMEVKPINKRASGQAFEVILKPLSPVSDVAHNLPSPPKRDISLDDIEKKLEAAEERRKYQEAQVLRALAEKREHERDVLLKAMEENSNFSKMAEEKLQIKMEQIKENRDAHLAAMMERLQEKERHAAEVRRNKELREELTA from the exons ATGGCTAAAACAGCAACTG catacaaagaaaagatgaaggagttgtctgtcctctctctcatCTGCTCCTGCTTCTACCCAGAGCCACGCAACAAGCTTGTGTGTGAATTTGAAG ATATGGAGGTTAAACCTATAAATAAGCGGGCCTCTGGCCAGGCCTTTGAGGTGATCCTCAAGCCTCTGTCTCCAGTGTCAGACGTAGCCCATAACCTCCCATCACCCCCCAAGAGGGACATTTCTTTGGATGATATTGAGAAGAAACTGGAGGCTGCCGAGGAGCGAAGGAAG TACCAGGAGGCCCAGGTGCTACGGGCTTTGGCAGAAAAGCGAGAGCATGAGAGGGATGTGTTGCTAAAGGCCATGGAGGAGAACAGCAACTTCAGCAAGATGGCTGAGGAGAAGCTCCAGATAAAGATGGAGCAGATCAAGGAGAACCGTGATGCCCATCTGGCAGCCATGATGGAACGTCTACAGGAGAAG GAGAGACATGCAGCTGAGGTGCGTAGGAACAAAGAGCTGAGGGAAGAGCTAACAGCATGA